The nucleotide sequence CCGCCGCCGAGGTGGAAGCCGAGGGCTACCTCGAGCTGACCCGGCTGGAAGAGTTCGCCCTGTTCTGCCGAAAGCTGAACGTCGAGCGCGTCGGGTTGGCCTTCTGCATCGGCTCGGCCGAGGAGGCAGCCGTCGTCGGCGCCTTCCTCGAACGCCGGGGCTTCGCGGTCTCCTCGGCCTGCTGCAAACTCGGCGGGGTGCCCAAGGAACGCTTCGGCCATCCACCCGTGGCCGGCTCCTCGGGCGGCTCCTGCTGCAACCCCCTCGGCCAGGGAGCGATCCTGGAACGCGACGGCTGCTCGATCATCGGCTCCATCGGCCTCTGCGTGGGCCACGACGCCCTGCTCAACCACGGTGCAACGATCCCCGTGGTGACCCTGATCGCCAAGGATCGGGTCACCGGCCATAACCCCGCCGCGGTGATCTACAATCAGTACCTGCGCCGCCGGCTGGAATAGGGAGGACTCTGATCACGAAGACGTCGGCCCGCCACGGCGAACGGTAAACGCGGAAAGCGCGCTGCACCGCCGCGCCGAAGCCGCCGACAGAACACCGTCGGCAACCGGAGGTCGACGACGGCTCCGCGCCGGAACTGGCACGGTTTTTGCGGAGGCGGACCGTTAAAGGCGGCGCTAACGGTCGCCGAGAAGCAAAAACCGTGCCAGTTCCGGCGCGGCGGGGGGCGGGGTTTTCAGCGGCTTCGGCGCGGCGGGTGTATCGGCGGTCGCGTGACAACCCACTTGTACGTCAAGGGGTTGCGTCGGGTTCCAAAAAGGGGCTTGACTTGCCTTTTTCACCTGTGTTAGATTTCCACGCGAATTGACCGGGTGTCAGAAACCAGTGTTCGGCAGGTTCCGGCGCCCACGAAACGCCCACGAAACGGCCACGAAGAAACGCCCACGAAACGCCAACGGAACGCCAACGGAACGCCCACGGAAAACAACTAACGGTTAAGGCTTGCGTTTGGGTTTTTTTACCCTGCCGTCGAAGGTGAAATGAGCTACTGCGGT is from Candidatus Coatesbacteria bacterium and encodes:
- a CDS encoding DUF1847 domain-containing protein codes for the protein MRCHDCRLDHSCTNGRNCTPWDVEEHAARYDDQSRRLLDAAAEVEAEGYLELTRLEEFALFCRKLNVERVGLAFCIGSAEEAAVVGAFLERRGFAVSSACCKLGGVPKERFGHPPVAGSSGGSCCNPLGQGAILERDGCSIIGSIGLCVGHDALLNHGATIPVVTLIAKDRVTGHNPAAVIYNQYLRRRLE